A single Anaeromyxobacter diazotrophicus DNA region contains:
- a CDS encoding ABC transporter substrate-binding protein produces the protein MNDDGRARLAVAEAAREVERGRMGRRQFLTLCARAGFAFGAASPFACRSRTGTAPDAGAVRATAGAGSALEPGAQRQFLTEVGRSFAGTTLRVVTEDTPPSVATREIMKEEFEQLTGIHVVWEQLPLYRALATISADTARRAGTHDVFYLDQGWLGRFVDDTLDHRALLARTDLAYPDYRFDDILPTLVDGVATYRGRLMGIPYDIPIFIMMYRRDVLGELGLPVPTTMAGYLETVRAVHRARAPRVYGTTAQWTPEMIALECNMTAWLWGHGGSILGRDGRPAIADERAEAAMAYMLELGRYMPPGVTSWGWDEEAASFAEGGAGLYISWSEQFSKLDDPRWSKIVGLAEAAPCPRELALRPAADCSFGETPGVSHQGGSCLAVSRYSRHPEAAWIFLQWATSRDVTARACVLGGGGSPIRRSNYEDPRVREKAVVGVGTTRHFEVTRDAIERRMGTEPHFPGWATLSFDYSIELGKMVTRQQSIRATLARLARLTERAVAEAR, from the coding sequence ATGAACGACGACGGGCGCGCACGTCTGGCGGTGGCGGAGGCCGCGCGCGAGGTCGAGCGCGGCAGGATGGGCCGCCGCCAGTTCCTGACGCTGTGCGCCAGGGCGGGGTTCGCGTTCGGAGCCGCGAGCCCGTTCGCCTGCCGCTCCCGGACCGGCACCGCCCCGGATGCCGGCGCGGTCCGCGCCACCGCCGGCGCCGGCTCGGCGCTGGAGCCCGGGGCGCAGCGCCAGTTCCTCACCGAGGTGGGGCGCTCCTTCGCGGGGACGACTTTGCGCGTCGTCACCGAGGACACCCCGCCCTCGGTCGCCACGCGCGAGATCATGAAGGAGGAGTTCGAGCAGCTCACCGGGATCCACGTCGTGTGGGAGCAGCTCCCGCTCTACCGCGCGCTCGCCACCATCAGCGCGGACACCGCCCGACGGGCGGGCACGCACGACGTCTTCTACCTGGACCAGGGCTGGCTCGGGCGGTTCGTGGACGACACGCTCGACCACCGCGCGCTGCTCGCGCGGACGGACCTCGCCTATCCGGACTACCGGTTCGACGACATCCTCCCGACCCTGGTCGACGGGGTGGCGACGTACCGGGGCCGGCTCATGGGCATCCCGTACGACATCCCCATCTTCATCATGATGTACCGGCGCGACGTGCTCGGGGAGCTCGGGCTCCCGGTGCCGACGACGATGGCGGGGTACCTCGAGACCGTGCGCGCCGTCCACCGCGCCCGGGCCCCGCGCGTCTACGGCACCACCGCGCAGTGGACCCCCGAGATGATCGCGCTCGAGTGCAACATGACGGCGTGGCTGTGGGGCCACGGCGGGTCGATCCTCGGACGGGACGGCCGGCCCGCCATCGCCGACGAGCGCGCCGAGGCGGCCATGGCGTACATGCTGGAGCTCGGGAGGTACATGCCGCCCGGCGTGACGAGCTGGGGGTGGGATGAGGAGGCCGCCTCCTTCGCGGAGGGGGGGGCCGGGCTCTACATCTCCTGGAGCGAGCAGTTCTCGAAGCTCGACGACCCGCGCTGGTCGAAGATCGTCGGGCTCGCCGAGGCCGCCCCCTGCCCGCGCGAGCTCGCGCTCCGGCCGGCCGCCGACTGCAGCTTCGGAGAGACCCCTGGCGTCAGCCACCAGGGTGGGAGCTGCCTCGCGGTGTCGCGCTACAGCCGCCACCCGGAGGCGGCCTGGATCTTCCTGCAGTGGGCCACCAGCCGCGACGTGACCGCGCGCGCCTGCGTGCTGGGCGGCGGGGGAAGCCCCATCCGCCGGAGCAACTACGAGGACCCGCGCGTGCGCGAGAAGGCGGTCGTCGGCGTCGGGACCACCCGGCACTTCGAGGTCACGCGCGACGCCATCGAGCGGCGCATGGGCACGGAGCCGCACTTCCCCGGCTGGGCGACCCTGAGCTTCGACTACTCCATCGAGCTCGGGAAGATGGTGACGCGGCAGCAGAGCATCCGGGCGACCCTCGCCCGCCTGGCGCGGCTCACCGAGCGCGCCGTCGCGGAGGCGCGCTGA